Proteins from one Cervus canadensis isolate Bull #8, Minnesota chromosome 25, ASM1932006v1, whole genome shotgun sequence genomic window:
- the YAF2 gene encoding YY1-associated factor 2 isoform X4 has product MAEDNPDTGARRTPKGSGRLGAERRRRRRRRRRLRRPPPRRRRRTPRECWAALAAFEVSGAAAGWLARVTWPRQEFPRQLEAAWDPAAAPELGGAAFPTPSLPPPPPASARLIILLIDKQRLRRRLSACVCSQVMGDKKSPTRPKRQPKPSSDEGYWDCSVCTFRNSAEAFKCMMCDVRKGTSTREEKAGSLTSNWSSPIG; this is encoded by the exons ATGGCAGAAGACAACCCCGACACAGGGGCTCGGAGGACGCCCAAGGGAAGCGGGCGGCTCGGGGCagagaggcggcggcggcggcggcggcgtcgGAGGCTGCGGCGGCCACCCCCACGCCGCCGCCGGCGAACTCCCCGCGAGTGCTGGGCCGCGCTGGCCGCGTTTGAAGTCTCCGGCGCGGCCGCGGGTTGGCTGGCGCGGGTCACGTGGCCCAGGCAGGAGTTTCCCCGACAGCTGGAGGCTGCGTGGGATCCGGCGGCGGCTCCCGAGCTCGGCGGTGcggccttccccaccccctccctccctcctcccccgcccgCTTCCGCCCGGCTTATTATCCTCCTTATTGACAAACAGCGGCTGCGGCGGCGACTCTCGGCGTGCGTTTGTAGCCAAGTCATGGGAGACAAGAAGAGCCCCACCAG GCCGAAGCGGCAGCCGAAGCCGTCCTCGGATGAGGGTTACTGGGACTGTAGCGTCTGCACCTTCCGGAACAGCGCCGAGGCCTTCAAGTGCATGATGTGCGATGTGCGGAAGGGCACCTCCACCCG